A single genomic interval of uncultured Sphaerochaeta sp. harbors:
- a CDS encoding glutamine amidotransferase — MKSIKVMLVGESWFSESTHHKGFDHFSSGIYETGQEHMRKAMEANKEIEYTHLAGHLAGEEFPSSIEELSKYDVIILSDIGANTLLLSRRVFIEGKTSVNRLQLIREWVKNGGALCMCGGYLSFAGIQASAKYFRTPIEEVLPVDIYTFDDRVETPEGTPIEVLDPEHPIIENIPNQWPILLGYQEAPLKKDAHLILQTGYGHPLLATMEYGKGRSLVWMSDIGPHWCPQDFVEWEGYQMMWQNAMHWLAKR, encoded by the coding sequence ATGAAATCTATCAAAGTCATGTTAGTCGGTGAATCCTGGTTTTCCGAAAGTACTCACCACAAAGGATTTGACCACTTCAGTTCCGGTATCTATGAAACCGGTCAAGAGCATATGAGAAAAGCCATGGAAGCGAATAAGGAGATTGAATACACACATCTTGCCGGCCATCTTGCTGGCGAAGAGTTTCCTTCCAGTATTGAAGAATTATCAAAATATGATGTGATAATTCTTAGTGACATTGGGGCAAATACACTTCTGTTAAGTCGCCGTGTGTTTATTGAAGGCAAGACTTCGGTAAATCGTCTTCAACTGATCAGGGAATGGGTGAAAAATGGCGGTGCACTATGCATGTGTGGAGGGTATCTCTCTTTTGCGGGTATCCAAGCATCTGCAAAGTACTTTAGGACACCGATTGAAGAGGTGCTTCCTGTAGATATCTATACATTTGATGACCGCGTGGAGACGCCAGAAGGCACACCTATTGAAGTTCTTGACCCTGAACATCCAATTATTGAAAACATTCCTAATCAGTGGCCTATCCTCTTGGGATATCAAGAGGCACCCCTGAAAAAGGATGCCCATCTCATCCTGCAAACTGGCTACGGGCATCCTCTGCTCGCTACAATGGAGTATGGGAAAGGACGATCATTGGTTTGGATGTCTGATATCGGGCCACACTGGTGTCCTCAGGATTTTGTCGAATGGGAAGGCTATCAAATGATGTGGCAGAATGCGATGCATTGGTTAGCAAAACGATGA
- a CDS encoding HD domain-containing protein, which translates to MQNTNHLIALLHEQMFTYERGNPERIAHLTKVHDYARTIGLLEGIDDKTLATLETAALVHDIGIKVSLVKYGSSRGDLQEKEGPPLSRDLLTKLDFPSSMIERVAFLVGHHHTYDTIDGIDYQILVESDFLVNLQEKKTDIEAIRKVYEEIFKTKSGKQLCGEMFGI; encoded by the coding sequence ATGCAAAACACCAATCATCTCATTGCCCTGCTTCATGAACAGATGTTCACCTATGAAAGGGGCAATCCAGAACGTATTGCTCACCTAACCAAGGTCCACGACTATGCCAGGACGATTGGCTTGCTTGAAGGAATTGATGATAAAACGCTTGCAACCTTGGAGACAGCTGCCCTTGTGCATGATATTGGTATAAAGGTGTCCCTAGTAAAGTATGGAAGCAGCAGAGGAGATTTACAGGAAAAGGAAGGACCTCCGCTCTCTAGAGATCTCCTGACAAAGCTTGATTTTCCCTCTTCAATGATCGAACGAGTAGCATTCTTGGTAGGGCATCACCACACCTATGATACCATTGATGGAATCGATTACCAGATCCTCGTAGAGAGTGACTTCCTGGTTAACCTCCAAGAGAAGAAAACAGACATTGAAGCAATTAGAAAGGTATATGAGGAGATTTTTAAGACAAAGTCAGGAAAACAGTTATGCGGGGAGATGTTTGGGATATAG
- a CDS encoding ABC transporter permease yields MDTTRTLLKKLSRRNEPYIFLVLLALCLLIEFRSGQFFSSNNLVDIASALIVPGLFAIGTFLVIISGGIDVSFPALASLSVYATTKYLLDTNYEGGVWVAILMALAIGALLGAFNGLFIGYFKLPALIVTLGSSSVFKGIMQGALNSRQLTIIPSGMRDWGTSALFTARNPVSGLTSRMPVTFIAFVIVLLFVFFLLKYTMFGRGIYAIGGSEVSAHRAGFNVVRTKVVMYIMVGMIASLAGVIRVCMMQQAHPTNMLGMEMNIIAGVVLGGTAITGGRGTLLGCMLGTLLIVIVENSMILLGIPTSYKSVFTGALIIIGTGVSAYQVMHMNRVRSKRVKSKEAA; encoded by the coding sequence GTGGATACAACACGTACGTTACTTAAGAAACTCTCTCGTCGGAATGAACCCTATATTTTTCTGGTACTTCTGGCGCTATGCTTGTTGATAGAATTCCGATCTGGGCAATTTTTCTCTTCCAACAACCTTGTTGACATTGCATCAGCGTTGATTGTCCCTGGATTGTTTGCGATAGGTACTTTCTTGGTAATTATATCTGGAGGTATCGATGTTTCATTTCCGGCGCTAGCTTCTTTAAGCGTTTATGCAACAACAAAATATCTGCTGGACACTAATTACGAGGGTGGTGTTTGGGTCGCAATCCTGATGGCCCTCGCCATAGGGGCCTTGCTTGGAGCTTTTAATGGGTTGTTCATTGGATATTTCAAGCTTCCTGCTCTCATTGTAACGCTCGGTTCCTCAAGCGTATTCAAGGGTATTATGCAAGGTGCATTGAATTCAAGACAGTTGACCATTATCCCTTCAGGAATGAGAGACTGGGGAACTTCTGCACTCTTTACAGCACGGAATCCTGTATCTGGATTGACCAGTCGCATGCCCGTTACCTTCATTGCCTTTGTTATTGTACTGCTATTCGTCTTTTTCCTGTTGAAATACACCATGTTTGGGCGCGGAATCTATGCGATAGGAGGAAGTGAGGTCAGTGCACACCGAGCAGGCTTCAACGTAGTGCGGACAAAGGTGGTCATGTATATCATGGTAGGTATGATCGCCAGCCTTGCCGGTGTTATCAGGGTATGCATGATGCAACAAGCTCATCCCACCAACATGCTCGGTATGGAAATGAATATCATTGCCGGCGTAGTCTTGGGTGGCACAGCTATTACGGGAGGACGCGGTACTTTACTGGGATGTATGCTTGGAACCTTGCTTATCGTCATTGTGGAAAATTCCATGATTCTGCTTGGAATACCAACTTCGTATAAGAGTGTATTCACTGGTGCCTTGATCATCATTGGAACCGGGGTTAGTGCTTATCAGGTAATGCACATGAATAGAGTTCGCAGTAAACGAGTGAAGAGCAAGGAGGCTGCATGA
- a CDS encoding MerR family transcriptional regulator: MKDFFTIGELADLFAIDVQTLRYYDKIGLLVPSNRNHANGYRLYKFDQVYQVASIRYLKRLGYSLEQIREYLDSRTLDHTIERLQGQSALLRQRWQELISIDSAIQRKIEFIKVQLPQVRLQEVQVKTFPDRYYLDIGSEETLYGSDVFYFHPTLVFYRENTKQFGAYLFEYTPEESEIPSIHDVSIIKGGSFLCGYHQGSYETIGTAIDRIRKERGEYRLADWEVNFNILDQFVERDSSRFITEIQIPIIPEIVCR, translated from the coding sequence ATGAAAGACTTTTTCACGATTGGGGAATTGGCAGATTTGTTCGCCATTGATGTACAGACGCTACGCTATTATGACAAGATTGGCTTGTTGGTTCCTTCCAATAGGAATCATGCCAACGGGTATCGTCTATACAAGTTTGACCAGGTCTACCAGGTAGCTTCTATTCGGTATTTGAAGCGTTTGGGGTACTCTTTGGAGCAAATCCGGGAGTATTTGGATAGCAGAACCCTCGACCATACCATTGAACGATTGCAAGGGCAGTCCGCTCTTCTGAGACAACGATGGCAAGAACTCATTTCCATCGATTCTGCAATCCAGCGAAAGATTGAGTTTATCAAGGTACAGCTTCCCCAGGTGAGACTGCAGGAGGTACAGGTAAAGACCTTTCCTGACCGGTACTATCTAGACATCGGTTCAGAGGAGACTCTTTACGGATCAGATGTATTCTACTTCCACCCAACCTTGGTATTTTATCGAGAAAACACGAAACAGTTTGGGGCGTATCTTTTCGAGTACACCCCTGAAGAATCAGAGATTCCTTCCATTCATGATGTGTCAATTATCAAAGGAGGCTCTTTCCTCTGCGGGTATCATCAGGGTTCTTACGAGACAATAGGAACAGCAATAGACCGGATCAGAAAAGAGAGAGGGGAGTATCGTCTTGCTGATTGGGAGGTCAACTTCAATATTCTTGACCAATTTGTAGAGCGAGATAGCAGTAGATTCATTACTGAGATCCAGATTCCGATTATTCCAGAGATTGTCTGTCGTTGA
- a CDS encoding ABC transporter permease, whose translation MKRSVSNLLSLTVVTGIVLGVSLLLIALVGSSIPSSISSFLRGIVGSTYSIGEVLVRATPLMLAALGVSVGFRTGFINIGAEGQIYLGAIAITWLGMTFPSLPPVLMIFFAMLVGFLAGGLWSVIPGILKAKFGLSEIINTIMLNYIAINLVGILVRTSLKDPSYPYPMSPMLPPASYFPMLLLPTRLHAGFLLALICAILVYLLMFRTSTGFCMRAVGLNKRASVCSGISVRSHMVFSALLSGGLAGLAGVSEIAGLHHRLIEGISPSYGYLAIVVSLLGKNHPFWIILSSLGIAALQVGSMAMQRSSGVPTSIASIIMGLLVIMILARKQFFSFKEV comes from the coding sequence ATGAAACGGTCTGTTTCCAATCTTCTCTCGCTCACTGTGGTGACCGGTATTGTACTGGGTGTTTCACTGCTTCTGATCGCCTTGGTAGGGAGCAGTATTCCCTCATCTATCTCCAGTTTCCTACGGGGTATTGTTGGGTCAACGTATTCAATCGGGGAGGTCTTGGTACGAGCAACGCCCTTGATGCTTGCTGCCTTGGGTGTTTCAGTCGGGTTTCGTACCGGTTTCATCAATATTGGAGCAGAGGGCCAGATTTACCTAGGGGCAATTGCAATTACTTGGTTGGGGATGACGTTCCCTTCTTTGCCTCCAGTACTGATGATCTTTTTTGCCATGTTGGTTGGTTTTTTGGCTGGCGGACTGTGGTCCGTGATCCCTGGTATCCTTAAGGCCAAGTTTGGTCTTTCTGAGATCATCAATACCATTATGTTGAATTACATTGCCATCAACTTGGTGGGGATACTGGTCAGGACGAGTCTGAAAGATCCCTCCTATCCCTATCCGATGTCACCGATGTTGCCTCCCGCTTCCTATTTCCCTATGTTGCTTTTGCCTACACGCCTGCATGCAGGATTCCTACTCGCCCTGATTTGCGCCATTTTGGTCTACTTGCTGATGTTCAGGACGTCAACAGGATTCTGTATGCGGGCTGTGGGCCTTAATAAACGAGCTAGTGTGTGTAGCGGTATTTCTGTGAGGAGCCACATGGTGTTTTCCGCTTTGCTCAGTGGTGGCCTTGCTGGTTTGGCCGGGGTAAGTGAGATTGCTGGCTTACACCACCGCTTGATCGAAGGAATCAGTCCAAGCTATGGATACTTGGCTATCGTGGTCTCCCTTCTGGGGAAAAACCACCCATTCTGGATTATTCTCAGCTCTCTGGGTATTGCAGCCTTGCAGGTTGGATCGATGGCAATGCAGCGCAGCAGTGGGGTTCCTACATCTATTGCCAGCATCATCATGGGGTTGTTGGTCATTATGATTTTGGCACGGAAGCAGTTCTTTAGCTTCAAGGAGGTGTAG
- a CDS encoding BMP family protein codes for MKKTLLVACLVLVLGTSLLFAGGAAEKDESDGKMKVALLLSGPANDQGWNAVAFAGLKEAEEKYNLQTAYSENVGIADGEAAFRDYAAQGYDLVIGHGFQFGEPAVRVSSQFPETKFMAIESNAYSDNAASYVMACEEAGYLMGMLAASMSESGTIGIVGGFEQPSIVKVLEAYKIGAKAVNPSIKVLEAYVSSFTDVALGKEAALSMADQGADVLSHCANQAGTGVIKAAEERGLLATGDSYDQNSIAPDTVMASTIYSVPALVLTAVEKVSTDTYVGGVFNLGMQDGVVDISGYNSFEDTIPQDVKDMVASTRQQILDGSFTVPLIETRTK; via the coding sequence ATGAAAAAGACATTGCTGGTAGCTTGTTTGGTTTTGGTACTCGGAACATCGCTCTTATTTGCTGGTGGCGCAGCTGAGAAAGATGAATCAGACGGAAAGATGAAGGTTGCGCTGTTGCTCTCAGGGCCGGCCAACGACCAAGGATGGAATGCAGTAGCATTTGCCGGTCTGAAAGAGGCAGAGGAGAAATACAATCTCCAGACTGCATACTCAGAGAATGTGGGAATTGCTGATGGAGAGGCAGCGTTCCGTGACTACGCAGCCCAAGGCTATGACCTGGTGATCGGGCATGGTTTCCAGTTTGGTGAGCCGGCTGTCAGGGTCTCCTCCCAGTTCCCCGAAACAAAGTTCATGGCAATCGAGTCAAACGCCTATAGCGATAACGCTGCCAGTTATGTAATGGCTTGTGAAGAAGCTGGATACTTGATGGGAATGCTTGCAGCTTCCATGTCAGAAAGTGGCACCATCGGTATTGTTGGTGGCTTTGAACAGCCTTCAATCGTCAAGGTTCTGGAAGCGTACAAGATTGGCGCCAAGGCGGTGAACCCATCCATCAAGGTCTTGGAAGCATATGTAAGCAGCTTCACTGATGTTGCACTTGGAAAGGAAGCAGCTCTCTCCATGGCTGACCAGGGTGCAGATGTTCTCTCCCACTGTGCGAACCAGGCAGGGACCGGAGTAATCAAGGCAGCTGAGGAGCGCGGGTTGCTTGCAACCGGTGATTCCTATGACCAGAACTCCATCGCCCCTGATACGGTAATGGCGTCCACTATTTATAGTGTACCAGCCTTGGTCCTGACTGCGGTTGAGAAGGTAAGTACCGATACCTACGTGGGTGGAGTATTCAACCTCGGTATGCAGGATGGTGTTGTAGATATCTCAGGATACAACAGCTTTGAGGATACGATTCCCCAGGACGTCAAGGATATGGTTGCCTCAACCAGGCAGCAGATTCTGGATGGAAGCTTTACCGTCCCATTGATCGAGACACGTACCAAATAA
- a CDS encoding ABC transporter permease, giving the protein MMTQERIQPMQRFQQMYRNDRHLWRLILMIVIWLLFMAITRFNKFYSVINFQTMAAQFPEFGIMSLGVMLCMITGGIDLSVVGTANLTSILMGFLLLRLTDAAGGLPAFAIPLVFLLGILIGGSLGLFNGLLVSKFHIPPILATMGSGELFTGICLAMTNGNAVSKFSRTYAKTINNRLFDLIPVQLIIFIVMAALIWFLISKTVFGTKIYMLGTNENVAKFSGLHIDRLYMKTYMLSGICAALGGMIMLANYNSARADYGTVYTLQCVLIVVLGGVNPYGGRGRISGVVLAIILLRLLETGLNRFPRISSYYISLIWGGVLILVMVMNYFTEHKKVVFREPTQPNLQKEAAK; this is encoded by the coding sequence ATGATGACCCAGGAAAGGATACAGCCAATGCAACGTTTCCAACAAATGTATCGCAATGACCGGCATCTCTGGCGCTTGATCTTGATGATTGTCATCTGGTTGTTGTTCATGGCAATTACTAGGTTCAACAAGTTTTATTCTGTGATCAATTTTCAGACAATGGCTGCCCAGTTCCCAGAGTTTGGTATTATGAGCCTGGGGGTCATGCTCTGCATGATTACAGGAGGTATTGACTTATCGGTCGTTGGAACGGCCAACCTCACTTCCATCCTTATGGGGTTCCTTCTCCTGAGGCTTACTGATGCTGCGGGAGGTCTTCCAGCCTTTGCCATTCCCTTGGTATTTCTCTTGGGAATTCTCATTGGAGGGTCTTTGGGGTTATTCAATGGATTACTTGTTTCAAAATTCCATATCCCTCCCATTCTCGCCACTATGGGATCTGGGGAGTTGTTTACTGGTATTTGCCTGGCAATGACGAATGGAAATGCTGTAAGCAAGTTTTCTCGTACATACGCCAAAACCATCAATAATCGTCTATTCGATCTGATTCCAGTCCAATTGATCATTTTTATCGTGATGGCAGCCCTTATTTGGTTTCTCATCTCAAAGACCGTCTTTGGAACAAAGATTTACATGCTGGGAACCAATGAGAATGTAGCAAAATTTAGTGGACTACATATTGATAGGCTGTACATGAAGACCTATATGCTCTCAGGTATTTGTGCGGCACTTGGTGGAATGATCATGCTTGCCAATTACAACTCTGCAAGAGCAGACTATGGGACAGTCTATACCCTGCAATGTGTCTTGATTGTTGTGTTGGGTGGAGTGAACCCCTATGGTGGCCGAGGACGAATCAGTGGGGTTGTTTTAGCAATTATCCTGTTACGCCTGCTTGAAACTGGCCTCAACCGCTTCCCAAGAATCAGTAGCTACTATATTTCGCTCATCTGGGGTGGTGTTCTTATCCTGGTAATGGTTATGAATTACTTTACTGAACACAAGAAAGTGGTTTTCCGAGAACCCACTCAACCAAACCTGCAAAAGGAGGCTGCCAAATGA
- a CDS encoding ABC transporter ATP-binding protein, whose translation MAFLEMIDIDKAFFGKSANSKVNLHVDHGEIHALLGENGAGKTTLMNILYGIYQADSGSIVLDGVPIQIKSPKDAISHKIGMVRQHFTLVPTLTVSENITLGLKSPGYPFVKRKQVDEEIRTLSERYNLAVDPTALVSSLSVGQQQRVEIIKVLYREAQLLILDEPTAVLTPQEVESLFDILGRLRSEGHSVIIITHHIAEVLSLTDRITVLRGGEKVGDVQTKDTNEAELSQLMVGRKLNRMVRTKLPFSYDREGLIAISIQDAQGSVGPLSLHVPPERIVGIAGVDGNGQKAFAELLLGIRKIKEGSLTLDGKNLEHLGVKQRRALGFGYISDDRLLDSLVLDMDMQENLLLTRFRGGECNHHHFIARKKLRELTEQAVEKYAIKSGSLEYPVRYLSGGNQQKLILARELAGNAKVVIACQPTRGLDVGSTEDVHKTLLELRRQGSAVILISSDLEEILDLSDSIAVMYRGQIVDVIESEGDVDLTYLGLLMAGSPARREA comes from the coding sequence ATGGCATTTCTGGAAATGATCGACATTGACAAGGCATTCTTTGGCAAAAGCGCCAATTCGAAGGTCAACCTGCATGTAGACCATGGGGAGATCCATGCCCTGCTTGGTGAGAATGGGGCAGGCAAAACCACCTTGATGAACATTCTGTACGGGATTTATCAAGCAGATAGTGGTTCTATTGTCCTGGATGGAGTCCCCATTCAGATCAAGAGTCCGAAGGATGCCATCAGCCATAAGATTGGAATGGTGCGTCAACATTTTACCTTGGTTCCCACCCTGACTGTCAGTGAGAATATCACCCTTGGGTTGAAAAGTCCTGGGTATCCATTTGTCAAACGTAAACAGGTCGACGAGGAGATTCGCACGTTAAGTGAACGCTATAACCTCGCAGTCGATCCTACGGCACTGGTTAGCTCTCTCTCAGTTGGGCAGCAACAGCGGGTGGAGATCATCAAGGTGCTCTATCGGGAAGCACAGTTGCTCATACTCGACGAACCAACAGCAGTCCTTACACCCCAAGAGGTGGAGAGTCTGTTCGATATTCTAGGACGTCTGAGATCAGAAGGGCATTCAGTAATCATCATAACCCACCATATTGCTGAAGTTCTCTCACTAACCGACCGAATAACCGTCCTCAGGGGTGGTGAGAAGGTAGGGGACGTCCAGACAAAAGATACGAATGAAGCAGAACTCTCACAGTTGATGGTTGGGAGGAAACTCAACAGGATGGTTCGAACCAAATTGCCTTTCTCCTATGATCGTGAAGGGTTGATCGCCATTTCCATACAGGATGCTCAAGGCTCCGTAGGTCCCCTCTCCTTGCACGTTCCCCCAGAAAGGATTGTCGGGATTGCTGGAGTTGATGGAAACGGGCAGAAAGCGTTTGCTGAGTTGCTGCTCGGAATCAGGAAAATCAAGGAAGGCTCCCTAACGTTGGATGGCAAGAATTTGGAACACCTTGGCGTAAAACAACGCAGGGCGTTGGGTTTTGGATATATCTCTGACGACCGCTTGCTCGATAGCCTGGTATTGGATATGGATATGCAGGAAAATCTCCTGCTTACCCGTTTTCGAGGAGGGGAGTGTAATCATCACCACTTCATTGCTCGAAAGAAGCTTCGTGAGCTGACTGAACAGGCAGTTGAGAAATACGCGATCAAGAGTGGATCTTTGGAGTACCCCGTACGGTATCTCTCGGGGGGAAACCAGCAGAAGTTGATCCTTGCCCGTGAACTGGCTGGAAATGCGAAGGTGGTTATTGCTTGCCAGCCTACACGAGGTTTGGATGTTGGTTCGACCGAGGATGTGCATAAGACACTGTTGGAACTCAGGAGACAAGGCTCTGCCGTTATTTTGATCTCTTCTGACCTTGAGGAGATACTGGATCTAAGTGACAGCATAGCTGTGATGTATCGTGGACAGATCGTTGATGTGATCGAAAGCGAAGGAGATGTTGATTTGACCTATCTTGGGCTATTGATGGCAGGCTCCCCTGCAAGGAGGGAGGCATGA
- a CDS encoding GGDEF domain-containing protein, whose protein sequence is MRITKKVFIDLAIWMMGFGMLVGIIFPFFMILLGMERSLAFTWWFFTVCIAAGLFVGAVNILLAHNIVGSRLIKLSRHMLKIEEHIKEVSGREDVLDCTPENCHIPVDSEDVIGASSQAFNTLVDTLSSSMRLEKEIRSFTRMLTSYLETDQLCKTALNSMMKMFSIDGGAILVETGGELVPVAAVALRQHEALGKNSIVLSSMQSLHRSTISIPDGLFLDGVITAFRPSQVIVQPIVYKQVPLGVLVFARALPIAQEAIDTIELFSNSLALALHNAITHDQVQMLAAIDPLTGLYNRRFGLTRLHEEFVRTIKQDGSLGLLMMDIDKFKQVNDTYGHTVGDRVLQAVATTARSQLREGDILVRLGGDEFLVLLIGAGKEDSIEIAESIRRKIENKRVTYGDQEIHVTVSIGGVSFPEKDAKHEGELIEIADRALYLVKESGRNRASL, encoded by the coding sequence ATGCGGATAACGAAGAAGGTTTTTATTGATTTGGCAATTTGGATGATGGGATTTGGTATGCTCGTGGGAATCATTTTCCCCTTCTTCATGATACTCTTGGGCATGGAGAGATCCCTGGCTTTTACTTGGTGGTTTTTTACTGTTTGTATTGCTGCGGGATTGTTTGTCGGTGCTGTGAATATTTTGCTTGCCCACAATATCGTTGGTAGTCGTCTGATAAAGCTTTCTCGCCATATGCTTAAGATCGAAGAACATATTAAGGAAGTCTCAGGCAGGGAAGATGTCTTGGATTGTACTCCCGAGAACTGTCATATACCTGTTGATAGTGAGGATGTCATTGGGGCTAGCTCGCAAGCATTCAATACGCTTGTTGACACACTTTCTTCCTCGATGCGTCTGGAGAAGGAAATACGGTCGTTTACACGAATGTTGACCAGTTATTTAGAGACGGATCAGTTATGCAAGACTGCACTTAATAGCATGATGAAAATGTTTTCCATCGATGGGGGGGCGATTTTGGTCGAGACTGGGGGGGAGCTTGTTCCTGTTGCTGCTGTGGCATTGAGACAACATGAAGCTTTGGGTAAAAACTCAATTGTATTATCCTCTATGCAGAGTCTTCATCGTTCTACAATATCTATTCCTGACGGATTGTTCCTGGATGGTGTCATTACTGCTTTTAGACCCTCGCAAGTCATTGTCCAGCCTATTGTCTACAAACAGGTTCCTCTCGGTGTTCTTGTGTTTGCCCGTGCGCTTCCAATTGCGCAAGAAGCGATAGATACGATTGAGCTTTTTAGTAACAGCCTAGCGCTTGCTTTACATAATGCAATCACCCATGACCAGGTACAGATGCTTGCCGCTATTGATCCCTTGACAGGTCTCTATAACCGGCGATTTGGACTTACGCGTCTTCATGAGGAATTTGTTCGGACTATCAAACAAGATGGCTCTCTTGGGTTATTGATGATGGATATTGATAAATTCAAGCAGGTAAATGATACGTATGGGCATACGGTAGGGGATAGGGTGCTTCAAGCGGTTGCTACTACTGCACGCAGTCAACTTCGTGAAGGAGATATTCTTGTACGTCTCGGTGGAGATGAGTTCTTGGTTTTACTTATTGGTGCGGGCAAAGAGGATTCAATCGAGATTGCTGAATCTATCAGGCGGAAGATTGAGAATAAGCGAGTTACCTACGGGGATCAAGAAATACACGTGACAGTGAGTATTGGAGGGGTTTCCTTTCCAGAGAAGGATGCCAAACATGAAGGTGAGCTGATAGAGATTGCAGATAGGGCGCTCTACTTGGTAAAGGAGAGTGGGAGGAATAGAGCTTCGTTGTAG
- a CDS encoding ABC transporter permease, with the protein MNPVTLTLITTFLAATIRMATPIALAGLGETVSERAGISNIGVEAIMLSGAYFSFWAMFQTSSVGLGLLAGIAGGVAASMIHAVLSIHHKADQTIAGLALNFLFLGLTSFLFLIQFGKTTTLPSIEIINRVKLPLLHRIPIIGPALFDQDPFVYLLFLCVILLLVLFYKTEWGVILKAVGENPRAADTAGIRVNMVRYGAACINGVLGGLGGAYLSTVKLGFFQENLTSGKGYIALVTVILGRRNPLGVLAAALVIGSAEALQIRLQTMGSAIPSQVFAMFPYLVTILVLLFSIGKSQDPASLGVPYERDKR; encoded by the coding sequence ATGAATCCTGTAACTCTTACCCTGATCACAACCTTTTTAGCGGCAACCATCCGAATGGCAACTCCTATCGCACTCGCTGGATTGGGAGAGACCGTAAGTGAACGCGCTGGGATAAGCAATATTGGAGTAGAAGCCATTATGCTTAGTGGTGCATATTTCAGCTTCTGGGCGATGTTCCAGACTTCCAGCGTAGGGCTTGGTCTGCTTGCCGGCATTGCCGGTGGTGTGGCCGCCAGCATGATCCATGCGGTACTGAGCATTCACCACAAGGCTGACCAGACAATTGCTGGCCTTGCCTTGAATTTTCTGTTTCTGGGCTTGACCAGTTTCTTGTTTCTGATTCAGTTCGGTAAGACTACCACGCTTCCTTCCATTGAGATTATCAATCGGGTAAAGCTTCCCTTACTTCACAGGATTCCTATCATCGGACCGGCATTGTTTGACCAAGATCCTTTTGTATATCTGTTGTTCTTGTGTGTGATTCTACTGTTGGTGTTGTTCTATAAAACTGAGTGGGGAGTCATTCTCAAGGCAGTGGGAGAGAACCCACGGGCTGCTGATACTGCCGGAATTAGGGTGAATATGGTTCGTTATGGGGCTGCCTGTATCAACGGGGTGCTTGGTGGCCTGGGGGGAGCCTACCTTTCAACAGTGAAACTCGGGTTCTTCCAGGAGAATCTCACCAGCGGGAAGGGGTATATTGCTTTGGTTACGGTCATTCTTGGGCGGCGGAATCCTCTTGGAGTCCTGGCAGCTGCATTGGTTATTGGCTCAGCTGAAGCTTTACAGATACGACTACAGACAATGGGCTCTGCGATTCCTTCCCAGGTGTTTGCGATGTTCCCCTACCTAGTGACAATTTTGGTACTGCTTTTCTCCATAGGAAAGAGTCAGGATCCTGCCTCCCTTGGGGTTCCGTATGAACGGGACAAACGCTAA